Proteins co-encoded in one Actinomycetota bacterium genomic window:
- the upp gene encoding uracil phosphoribosyltransferase yields MEPIIIDHPLVKHKLGVLRNEDTKSKEFREIVEELTIILMYEATKDIPTIKYNVKTPLIDTEVEKIKASNLVIIPIIRAGLGMLNGALKLIPGARVGHLGIYRDEKTLQPVSYYMKSPKLRKEDTIFIIDPMFATGGSMVMAIDYLKKNGAKKIKLLSIVSAPEGIEKLNKHHPDVKIITCAIDSHLNKYGYIIPGLGDAGDRLYNIQPEKEIK; encoded by the coding sequence TTGGAACCTATAATTATTGATCACCCACTTGTAAAACATAAGTTAGGGGTACTTAGAAATGAGGACACAAAGTCAAAGGAATTTAGAGAAATTGTAGAAGAATTAACGATTATTTTAATGTATGAAGCTACCAAAGATATCCCTACAATTAAATATAATGTAAAAACCCCGCTTATTGATACTGAAGTTGAGAAAATCAAAGCTTCAAATTTAGTTATTATACCCATCATAAGAGCGGGATTGGGTATGTTAAATGGAGCCTTGAAGTTAATACCTGGAGCAAGAGTCGGGCATTTAGGTATTTATCGGGATGAGAAGACACTACAGCCAGTAAGTTATTATATGAAATCACCAAAGTTAAGGAAGGAAGATACTATATTTATCATCGATCCCATGTTTGCAACTGGAGGTTCAATGGTTATGGCCATTGATTATCTCAAGAAAAATGGTGCCAAGAAAATCAAACTTTTAAGCATTGTTTCAGCTCCGGAAGGGATAGAAAAATTAAACAAACATCATCCAGATGTAAAGATAATTACTTGCGCAATAGATTCTCACTTAAATAAATATGGTTATATAATACCTGGTTTGGGTGATGCAGGTGATAGGCTCTATAATATTCAACCTGAAAAAGAAATAAAATAA
- a CDS encoding threonylcarbamoyl-AMP synthase — translation MAEILKIDEKKPFAGKLKDALKFLKNGEVIAIPTDTLYGLAALLGDEKAVKEVYKIKKRDIKNPIPILIHSLPSLDLYAREILPYAKNLAKMFWPGPLTMIFKPTQLVPAIICGGRDGVGIRVPANKIVNFLTSKVGAITGTSANLSEGADPINAQIVNKQIGRKIKLIICTGPSLLKKSSTVIDVREKFPKLIREGVIPWPKIISSMF, via the coding sequence ATGGCAGAAATTTTAAAAATTGATGAAAAAAAACCTTTTGCTGGTAAACTTAAAGATGCTTTAAAGTTTTTAAAAAATGGAGAAGTTATTGCTATTCCCACTGATACATTGTATGGCTTAGCTGCATTATTAGGTGACGAGAAAGCAGTAAAAGAGGTTTATAAAATCAAAAAAAGAGATATAAAAAATCCAATTCCAATTCTTATTCATTCCTTACCCTCCTTAGATTTGTATGCCAGGGAAATACTACCCTATGCTAAAAATCTTGCAAAAATGTTTTGGCCAGGTCCTCTGACCATGATATTTAAACCTACCCAATTAGTTCCAGCAATTATCTGTGGGGGAAGAGATGGTGTTGGTATTAGAGTTCCAGCTAACAAAATTGTAAATTTTCTTACAAGTAAAGTGGGTGCAATAACGGGTACAAGTGCTAACTTAAGTGAAGGAGCTGATCCAATTAATGCTCAAATAGTAAATAAACAAATTGGAAGAAAAATAAAGTTAATTATTTGTACTGGTCCTTCATTGCTAAAGAAAAGCTCAACTGTCATTGATGTAAGAGAAAAATTTCCTAAATTAATTAGAGAGGGAGTAATACCCTGGCCAAAAATTATTTCCTCAATGTTTTAA
- the rpiB gene encoding ribose 5-phosphate isomerase B, whose amino-acid sequence MKKIVIGSDHGGYALKGAIINHLKKKKYEVIDVGTYSEDRVDYPDFAEKAARMVASKEVKMGILICKTGIGMCISANKIKGIRAANVHDIDTAKLSKEHNNANIITLGSVVLEPEEAIEVVESWLNAKFVGGRHKRRIKKISKLELEN is encoded by the coding sequence ATGAAGAAAATAGTAATTGGTAGTGATCATGGTGGATATGCTCTTAAAGGGGCAATAATAAATCATCTAAAAAAGAAAAAGTATGAAGTAATCGATGTTGGTACATATTCAGAAGATAGGGTTGATTATCCTGATTTTGCAGAAAAAGCTGCCAGAATGGTCGCTTCTAAGGAAGTAAAGATGGGAATATTGATATGTAAAACTGGAATTGGAATGTGTATTTCTGCAAATAAGATTAAGGGTATAAGGGCAGCAAATGTTCATGACATTGATACAGCTAAGTTAAGCAAAGAGCACAATAATGCAAATATAATAACATTGGGTAGTGTAGTCTTAGAACCTGAAGAGGCAATAGAAGTAGTAGAAAGTTGGCTTAATGCCAAGTTTGTAGGAGGTAGGCATAAAAGGAGGATTAAGAAAATCTCAAAATTAGAACTTGAAAACTAA